Proteins from a genomic interval of Macrobrachium nipponense isolate FS-2020 chromosome 33, ASM1510439v2, whole genome shotgun sequence:
- the LOC135202620 gene encoding proteoglycan 4-like codes for MAAEARVLAVLLGAFCVAIYVQADAVDSPRSVRSLHGVNRENKDAENFIDANEKRNAQGIKDTEELEQELLKRKRKESEKKDRPNSNKERKKAKDENNEKEEKKPKRKTQKNNERVKLKKKNERPRDKDKGDKRRKEGRRGDVKESRRRGGKAKEKKKGNQDGKKEEPKGQKRPRKEKQEVEGKGRSSKEGKRKNNDGRGGEKEKDEKNKKGKPRKPQDSNTEGKKKQEGKITVKPKPRKLGGNKPEEDEGKKGVKTNGKKPKKDKLLKKEAKKKRKKQKITAEPNDQTRQLSVTNVRQLIDSQQCGQTFNLNYGESAMLFSVNDRSVLKCKQKFESPEGTTIFLSCLQFSLNSRGCRKEKFLVLPGIDGRKKSKFCSSNSPSLITPSNKLEIRYIRKFFANRDCSGGYICTATVIGDEPTTTPEPTTPKPTTPKPTTPQPTTPQPTTPKPTTTQPTTTQPTTPQPTTPNPTTTQPITTQPTTPKPTPTTPQPTTPKPTTPQSTTSQPTTPQPTTTTNKPTTTTNEPTTTTNKPTTTTNMPTTTTTTNMPTTTTKNMPTTTTTNMPTTTTQPTTTSAPTTNVSATPPVARLFCNDDCGKSTVTLPRIVGGQEASIYEYPWQALLKITSSVFTSPATCGGSIIKKGWVLTAAHCFVNPFTQLLYPQLGLTIVVAEHDINSATETEEIEITPTGNSLFIHPQYKQGNPNSEEHDIALVFLGGTLTFGSGIKPICMPLASDYTPEKEVVVTGWGVTQYQGTQANKLQEVALKLKSQADCKTLNDNAPQTYIISDNMVCALAPNKDACQGDSGGPLVTQSADGRWIQLGVVSFGYECAVENVPGFYTNLANYVDWITDTTQSNQC; via the exons ATGGCAGCAGAAGCCAGAGTCCTGGCTGTTTTGCTGGGAGCATTCTGCGTTGCCATATATGTTCAGGCAGATGCTGTTGACAGTCCCCGTTCT gTACGGTCTCTTCATGGAGTAAACAGAGAAAACAAGGATGCAGAGAACTTCATTGAtgcaaatgaaaagagaaatgcTCAAGGAATAAAGGACACTGAGGAACTGGAACAGGAACTCTTGAAACGAAAGAGGAAAGAATCGGAGAAGAAGGACCGCCCGAACTCGaacaaagagaggaagaaggcaaaGGACGAAAACAacgagaaggaagagaagaagccgAAGAGGAAGacacaaaaaaataatgagagagttaaactgaaaaagaagaatgaaagaccCAGAGACAAAGACAAGGGGGACAAACGGAGGAAGGAAGGACGTCGTGGAGATGTGAAGGAGTCgaggagaaggggtgggaaggccaaagaaaagaagaaggggAATCAGGATGGCAAAAAGGAGGAACCGAAAGGGCAGAAGAGACCTAGGAAGGAAAAGCAGGAAGTCGAAGGAAAAGGGAGAAGCTCAAAAGAAGGAAAACGCAAGAACAACGATGGAaggggaggagagaaagagaaggatgagaaaaataaaaagggaaaaccgCGAAAACCCCAAGACTCAAACacggaaggaaagaagaaacaggagGGAAAGATAACAGTGAAACCAAAACCAAGAAAATTAGGAGGAAATAAACCAGAGGAAGATGAGGGCAAAAAGGGCGTCAAGACAAATGGGAAGAAGCCCAAGAAAGACAAATTGCtcaaaaaagaagcaaagaagaagaggaagaagcagaagatAACAGCAGAACCAAACGACCAGACGCGGCAGTTGTCAGTCACGAATGTTCGTCAGTTGA TTGACTCACAGCAGTGTGGACAAACGTTCAACCTGAATTACGGAGAGTCGGCAATGCTCTTTTCAGTAAACGATCGTTCAGTTCTGAAATGCAAGCAGAAGTTTGAG AGCCCAGAGGGTACAACAATCTTCTTATCCTGTCTGCAGTTCAGTTTAAATAGCAGGGGATGTCGAAAAGAAAAGTTCCTTGTCCTGCCTGGAATTGA TGGGCGGAAGAAATCGAAATTTTGCTCCTCAAATTCCCCGTCTCTGATAACTCCATCTAATAAGCTTGAAATCCGATACATCAGGAAGTTCTTTGCGAATAGAGACTGCTCTGGTGGTTATATCTGTACGGCAACTGTCATTGGAG ATGAGCCAACTACTACGCCTGAGCCCACTACTCCTAAGCCTACTACACCAAAGCCTACTACTCCTCAGCCTACCACCCCCCAACCTACCACACCTAAGCCTACTACTACCCAACCAACTACTACTCAGCCTACCACTCCTCAACCTACTACACCTAATCCTACTACTACCCAGCCAATTACTACTCAGCCTACCACTCCTAAACCTACCCCTACAACTCCCCAGCCTACCACACCTAAGCCTACAACTCCTCAATCAACAACTTCCCAACCCACAACACCTCAACCAACCACTACAACCAATAaacctacaacaacaacaaatgagCCTACTACAACAACCAATAAGCCTACTACAACAACAAATATgcctactacaacaacaacaacaaatatgcctactacaacaacaaaaaatatgcctactacaacaacaacaaatatgcCTACTACAACTACCCAACCAACAACCACGTCAGCACCAACTACAAATGTCTCAGCAACCCCACCTGTGGCACGTCTGTTTTGCA ATGATGACTGTGGGAAATCTACTGTTACTCTGCCACGGATTGTAGGTGGTCAAGAGGCATCAATATACGAGTATCCATGGCAAGCTTTGCTGAAGATCACTTCGTCGGTATTTACCAGCCCTGCTACTTGTGGTGGTTCAATCATAAAGAAAGGCTGGGTCTTAACTGCTGCTCACTGTTTCGTTAATCCGTTCACACAACTACTCTACCC ACAACTGGGTTTGACAATTGTAGTTGCAGAGCATGACATCAACTCTGCCACAGAAACAGAGGAGATCGAGATCACTCCAACTGGAAACAGCTTATTTATTCACCCTCAATACAAGCAGGGTAATCCAAATTCA GAGGAGCACGACATAGCACTTGTATTCCTGGGTGGAACCCTTACATTTGGCTCTGGCATCAAGCCCATCTGCATGCCTTTGGCATCCGACTACACACCTGAGAAAGAAGTTGTAGTCACGGGCTGGGGAGTAACTCAGTATC AGGGAACCCAAGCCAACAAGCTTCAAGAGGTGGCCCTGAAACTGAAATCCCAAGCCGACTGCAAAACCCTCAATGACAATGCACCTCAAACTTACATCATTAGTGACAATATGGTATGTGCTCTTGCACCCAACAAGGATGCCTGCCAG GGTGACAGTGGTGGGCCACTTGTGACCCAGTCAGCTGATGGGCGATGGATCCAACTGGGAGTAGTCAGCTTTGGGTATGAATGTGCTGTTGAAAATGTACCAGGCTTTTATACCAATCTTGCCAATTATGTGGACTGGATTACAGACACAACACAGTCCAATCAATGTTGA
- the LOC135202951 gene encoding A-kinase anchor protein 7-like isoform X3, translated as MDCRSDHDEDSENFTSQDHQRKRVGGKELWDEQSPPAKKRTTESEGEECEISLQDCKMNEKSSEENTNLLTSSPVFKEPLVKLQSLSDKVSAHLSVRTDSLESSEDSLQSTENLSSCDVSLGFIETECESLESSMLFMGNSLDDLSTSALDDDKDKIGAESADGTSSQSGTKEKKKKRKRKRKTSKSEVESVDNKLLSNMRPNFFVGVQVSDSEIHKNIIKVQEALLAFEPAFSRALVDVATSHITLLIARIDDENALSLATCALEEYVKGLEEEGLEPIKLTFSGVDNFSNSVIYARVIEDEHHQKLIDISAGLREVFAEKGVCMPNTKPLNPHLTIAKMSKAPRGKGKQCPRKIDPHSYESYKELFIGSQPVQSLQLLSMNLPKDEKRYYYCCKEIPIGKSVVKNTDHSQCCFPRRPVISNHTRSFSTRTPKEPFNFVASSVGFMTALAASLMIVYVVGKVSGKL; from the exons ATGGACTGCAGAAGTGATCATGATGAAGATAGTGAGAACTTTACCAGTCAGGATCATCAGCGTAAGAGGGTTGGAGGAAAAGAATTATGGGATGAACAAAGTCCTCCTGCAAAAAAGCGTACAACTGAAAGTGAAGGAGAGGAATGTGAAATATCATTGCAGGAttgcaaaatgaatgaaaagagcaGTGAAGAAAATACGAACCTTCTGACCTCATCGCCAGTTTTTAAAGAACCATTGGTGAAGCTCCAAAGTTTATCTGATAAAGTGAGCGCTCATTTGAGTGTAAGAACTGATTCACTAGAAAGCTCAGAAGATAGTTTACAGTCTACAGAAAACTTGTCAAGCTGTGATGTTTCTTTGGGTTTCATTGAAACAGAATGTGAATCACTTGAAAGTTCCATGTTGTTCATGGGAAACAGtttagatgatctgtcaacatcTGCTTTAGATGATGATAAGGATAAAATAGGAGCAGAATCTGCTGATGGCACATCGTCTCAATCAGGaaccaaggaaaaaaagaagaaaagaaagcgcAAACGAAAAACGAGTAAATCTGAAGTTGAAAGTGTCGATAATAAACTGTTATCAAATATGAGACCAAACTTTTTTGTTGGAGTTCAAGTCTCTGACAGTGAA ATTCACAAAAACATTATTAAAGTGCAAGAGGCATTGCTAGCCTTTGAGCCAGCATTCAGCAGAGCTCTTGTAGATGTTGCAACATCACATATAACGCTCCTCATAGCTCGCATCGATGATGAAAACGCTCTGTCACT AGCAACTTGTGCACTAGAGGAGTATGTTAAGGGTCTTGAAGAAGAAGGCTTAGAACCcataaaattaacattttctgGCGTAGACAATTTTTCAAATAGT GTAATTTATGCTCGTGTCATAGAGGATGAGCATCATCAGAAGTTAATCGACATCTCTGCAGGGCTGCGCGAAGTTTTTGCAGAAAAAGGAGTGTGTATGCCAAACACAAAGCCCCTGAACCCTCATTTAACAATAGCCAAGATGTCTAAGGCTCCTCGGGGCAAAGGAAAG CAATGTCCACGGAAAATTGATCCCCATAGCTATGAAAGCTACAAAGAACTGTTTATTGGTTCTCAACCAGTTCAGAGCTTGCAGCTTCTGTCGATGAATCTCCCAAAGGATGAAAAACGTTACTATTACTGCTGCAAAGAAATTCCCATCG GTAAAAGTGTTGTTAAAAACACTGATCACTCGCAATGCTGCTTTCCTCGACGGCCAGTCATTTCCAACCACACCCGCTCATTCTCAACGAGAACACCCAAAGAACCTTTCAATTTTGTTGCATCATCAGTTGGATTTATGACTGCGCTTGCAGCATCACTCATGATCGTTTATGTTGTCGGCAAAGTGAGCGGTAAATTGTAG
- the LOC135202951 gene encoding A-kinase anchor protein 7 isoforms delta and gamma-like isoform X1 — protein MLFHSNIRKNKPIALLTARIFFGKSQLLPVRKVEQISTGSQPRLSFLKITESDKLYLAVPRKDQVLAVVLSAADIKMDCRSDHDEDSENFTSQDHQRKRVGGKELWDEQSPPAKKRTTESEGEECEISLQDCKMNEKSSEENTNLLTSSPVFKEPLVKLQSLSDKVSAHLSVRTDSLESSEDSLQSTENLSSCDVSLGFIETECESLESSMLFMGNSLDDLSTSALDDDKDKIGAESADGTSSQSGTKEKKKKRKRKRKTSKSEVESVDNKLLSNMRPNFFVGVQVSDSEIHKNIIKVQEALLAFEPAFSRALVDVATSHITLLIARIDDENALSLATCALEEYVKGLEEEGLEPIKLTFSGVDNFSNSVIYARVIEDEHHQKLIDISAGLREVFAEKGVCMPNTKPLNPHLTIAKMSKAPRGKGKQCPRKIDPHSYESYKELFIGSQPVQSLQLLSMNLPKDEKRYYYCCKEIPIGKSVVKNTDHSQCCFPRRPVISNHTRSFSTRTPKEPFNFVASSVGFMTALAASLMIVYVVGKVSGKL, from the exons ATGCTATTCCACTCAAATATCCGGAAAAACAAACCAATTGCGCTGCTGACAGCAA gaattttttttggaaaaagtcAGCTGTTACCTGTAAGGAAAGTTGAGCAAATTTCCACTGGATCCCAACCAAGACTGTCTTTCCTGAAAATAACAGAATCAGACAAACTATATCTGGCAGTTCCCCGGAAGGACCAGGTTTTAGCAGTTGTTTTGTCTGCAGCTGACATTAAAATGGACTGCAGAAGTGATCATGATGAAGATAGTGAGAACTTTACCAGTCAGGATCATCAGCGTAAGAGGGTTGGAGGAAAAGAATTATGGGATGAACAAAGTCCTCCTGCAAAAAAGCGTACAACTGAAAGTGAAGGAGAGGAATGTGAAATATCATTGCAGGAttgcaaaatgaatgaaaagagcaGTGAAGAAAATACGAACCTTCTGACCTCATCGCCAGTTTTTAAAGAACCATTGGTGAAGCTCCAAAGTTTATCTGATAAAGTGAGCGCTCATTTGAGTGTAAGAACTGATTCACTAGAAAGCTCAGAAGATAGTTTACAGTCTACAGAAAACTTGTCAAGCTGTGATGTTTCTTTGGGTTTCATTGAAACAGAATGTGAATCACTTGAAAGTTCCATGTTGTTCATGGGAAACAGtttagatgatctgtcaacatcTGCTTTAGATGATGATAAGGATAAAATAGGAGCAGAATCTGCTGATGGCACATCGTCTCAATCAGGaaccaaggaaaaaaagaagaaaagaaagcgcAAACGAAAAACGAGTAAATCTGAAGTTGAAAGTGTCGATAATAAACTGTTATCAAATATGAGACCAAACTTTTTTGTTGGAGTTCAAGTCTCTGACAGTGAA ATTCACAAAAACATTATTAAAGTGCAAGAGGCATTGCTAGCCTTTGAGCCAGCATTCAGCAGAGCTCTTGTAGATGTTGCAACATCACATATAACGCTCCTCATAGCTCGCATCGATGATGAAAACGCTCTGTCACT AGCAACTTGTGCACTAGAGGAGTATGTTAAGGGTCTTGAAGAAGAAGGCTTAGAACCcataaaattaacattttctgGCGTAGACAATTTTTCAAATAGT GTAATTTATGCTCGTGTCATAGAGGATGAGCATCATCAGAAGTTAATCGACATCTCTGCAGGGCTGCGCGAAGTTTTTGCAGAAAAAGGAGTGTGTATGCCAAACACAAAGCCCCTGAACCCTCATTTAACAATAGCCAAGATGTCTAAGGCTCCTCGGGGCAAAGGAAAG CAATGTCCACGGAAAATTGATCCCCATAGCTATGAAAGCTACAAAGAACTGTTTATTGGTTCTCAACCAGTTCAGAGCTTGCAGCTTCTGTCGATGAATCTCCCAAAGGATGAAAAACGTTACTATTACTGCTGCAAAGAAATTCCCATCG GTAAAAGTGTTGTTAAAAACACTGATCACTCGCAATGCTGCTTTCCTCGACGGCCAGTCATTTCCAACCACACCCGCTCATTCTCAACGAGAACACCCAAAGAACCTTTCAATTTTGTTGCATCATCAGTTGGATTTATGACTGCGCTTGCAGCATCACTCATGATCGTTTATGTTGTCGGCAAAGTGAGCGGTAAATTGTAG
- the LOC135202951 gene encoding A-kinase anchor protein 7-like isoform X2, whose translation MLFHSNIRKNKPIALLTARIFFGKSQLLPVRKVEQISTGSQPRLSFLKITESDKLYLAVPRKDQVLAVVLSAADIKMDCRSDHDEDSENFTSQDHQRKRVGGKELWDEQSPPAKKRTTESEGEECEISLQDCKMNEKSSEENTNLLTSSPVFKEPLVKLQSLSDKVSAHLSVRTDSLESSEDSLQSTENLSSCDVSLGFIETECESLESSMLFMGNSLDDLSTSALDDDKDKIGAESADGTSSQSGTKEKKKKRKRKRKTSKSEVESVDNKLLSNMRPNFFVGVQVSDSEIHKNIIKVQEALLAFEPAFSRALVDVATSHITLLIARIDDENALSLATCALEEYVKGLEEEGLEPIKLTFSGVDNFSNSVIYARVIEDEHHQKLIDISAGLREVFAEKGVCMPNTKPLNPHLTIAKMSKAPRGKGKQCPRKIDPHSYESYKELFIGSQPVQSLQLLSMNLPKDEKRYYYCCKEIPIGKMKAGSGILARY comes from the exons ATGCTATTCCACTCAAATATCCGGAAAAACAAACCAATTGCGCTGCTGACAGCAA gaattttttttggaaaaagtcAGCTGTTACCTGTAAGGAAAGTTGAGCAAATTTCCACTGGATCCCAACCAAGACTGTCTTTCCTGAAAATAACAGAATCAGACAAACTATATCTGGCAGTTCCCCGGAAGGACCAGGTTTTAGCAGTTGTTTTGTCTGCAGCTGACATTAAAATGGACTGCAGAAGTGATCATGATGAAGATAGTGAGAACTTTACCAGTCAGGATCATCAGCGTAAGAGGGTTGGAGGAAAAGAATTATGGGATGAACAAAGTCCTCCTGCAAAAAAGCGTACAACTGAAAGTGAAGGAGAGGAATGTGAAATATCATTGCAGGAttgcaaaatgaatgaaaagagcaGTGAAGAAAATACGAACCTTCTGACCTCATCGCCAGTTTTTAAAGAACCATTGGTGAAGCTCCAAAGTTTATCTGATAAAGTGAGCGCTCATTTGAGTGTAAGAACTGATTCACTAGAAAGCTCAGAAGATAGTTTACAGTCTACAGAAAACTTGTCAAGCTGTGATGTTTCTTTGGGTTTCATTGAAACAGAATGTGAATCACTTGAAAGTTCCATGTTGTTCATGGGAAACAGtttagatgatctgtcaacatcTGCTTTAGATGATGATAAGGATAAAATAGGAGCAGAATCTGCTGATGGCACATCGTCTCAATCAGGaaccaaggaaaaaaagaagaaaagaaagcgcAAACGAAAAACGAGTAAATCTGAAGTTGAAAGTGTCGATAATAAACTGTTATCAAATATGAGACCAAACTTTTTTGTTGGAGTTCAAGTCTCTGACAGTGAA ATTCACAAAAACATTATTAAAGTGCAAGAGGCATTGCTAGCCTTTGAGCCAGCATTCAGCAGAGCTCTTGTAGATGTTGCAACATCACATATAACGCTCCTCATAGCTCGCATCGATGATGAAAACGCTCTGTCACT AGCAACTTGTGCACTAGAGGAGTATGTTAAGGGTCTTGAAGAAGAAGGCTTAGAACCcataaaattaacattttctgGCGTAGACAATTTTTCAAATAGT GTAATTTATGCTCGTGTCATAGAGGATGAGCATCATCAGAAGTTAATCGACATCTCTGCAGGGCTGCGCGAAGTTTTTGCAGAAAAAGGAGTGTGTATGCCAAACACAAAGCCCCTGAACCCTCATTTAACAATAGCCAAGATGTCTAAGGCTCCTCGGGGCAAAGGAAAG CAATGTCCACGGAAAATTGATCCCCATAGCTATGAAAGCTACAAAGAACTGTTTATTGGTTCTCAACCAGTTCAGAGCTTGCAGCTTCTGTCGATGAATCTCCCAAAGGATGAAAAACGTTACTATTACTGCTGCAAAGAAATTCCCATCG GTAAGATGAAAGCTGGCTCAGGAATCCTGGCTAGATATTGA